CTCGCGGTGATCGCGGGCCACGAGAAGTACGACGGGGACTTCGAGCTGACGATCGGCCCCGGCTCGTCGGACACCGGTTCCTGACGACGTACCCGCCCTCCTGACGGCGTCACTCGTCGCTGGTGTGGCGGGAGCGGATCCACAGGGGCAGCGCGAACCAGCACACCAGGTACCAGGCGAGCACGCCGCCGACCAGCCAGGGGACGTACGCGTCGTGCGTGACCACGCGCAGGACGAGGAAGAGGGCCGACGTCAGGGTCGCCAGGAGCAGGAGCAGACCGACGAAGGTCAGGCGTGAGGCCCAGGTGACCGCCCGGGGTTTGACCCGGCGGCCCGCCACGATCCGGTGGAGGGAGACGGGGCCGATGAGCGCGCCCGTCGCCAGCGATCCGAGGACGACCGTGACGATGTAGGTCGTCTTGTCGGTCTGCGGGAGGCCCTGGAAGTGCGGGGTGAACGCGACGGTGAGGAGGAAGCCGAGGAGGATCTGCACGCCGGTCTGCGCCACCCGGATCTCCTGGATGAGCTCCTGCCAGCGCCGGTCGGCCCGCTCCTCCTCGGTCTCGTCCCGGCCGTGACGTTCCCCCTTCCGAGAACTCTCCGACGGCTTCCGGCCCTCCTCCATGAAGGTCTCCTTCCCGGGGGCCCCGGGGGAGCCCGGTGGATCCTGATCAGGCGCGGCCCGCGGCCTTCTGGCTCCGGCGGGACAGCGAGTCGACGACCACGGCTGCCAGCAGGACCGCTCCGGTGATCATGAACTGGACGGCGTTGCTGACACCCATGATGTTCATGCCCGACTGGATGGATCCAATCACCAGCGCGCCGAGCAGGGCGGACCAGACCGAACCCCGCCCGCCGAACAGGCTCGTGCCGCCGATGACGGCCGCGGCGATGACGTTCATCAGCAGGTTGCCGCCGCCGGAGGTCTGGCTCGCGGACTGGATCTGGCCGGCCAGGAAGATGCCGCCGACCGCCGCCATGAGCCCGGAGATCGAGAAGACGCTCATCCGGACGAACGGCACGCTGATGCCGGCGCGGCGGGCGCCCTCGATGTTGCCGCCGACGGCGAAGATCCGCCGCCCGTACGTCGTGCGGCGCAGCACGAAGTCCAGGAGCACCAGCACGATCAGGAAGATGAGGAGGGCGAGCGGAAGCCCCTGGTACTGGTTGAGGATGTACGCCGCCACGAACGCGATCGCCGCGATGACCACCGTACGCAGCACGATCTCGGCGACCGGGCGGAACGGCACCCGGGCGGCCTGGCGGCGTCTCGCGTCCAGGAGCGAGGACGCGAGGAAGAGCCCGACCCCCACCGCCGCCGTCACATAGGCCGTGGCGGGGCTGTGGAAGATCGTCGAGTAGAGCTTGGAGACGATGCTCTCGCTCGGGATGTTGACCGTGCCGCTGCTGCCCAGGACCTGGAGCATCAGGCCGTTCCAGAAGAGGTTGCCCGCGAGGGTGACCACGAACGCCGGCACGCCGACCTTCGCGAAGAAGAAGCCGTGGATGAGTCCGACGGCCGCTCCGCCCACGAGCGCGACGAGCAGCGCCAGCCATTCGTTCATGCCGTTCAGGACGTTGAGCACGGCGAAGATGGCGGCGCACAGGCCGCTGACGGACCCTACGGAGAGGTCGATCTCGCCGAGCAGCAGGACGAAGACGATACCGATGGCGATCATGCCGGTGCCGACGATCTGCTGACTGAGGTCGGAGAGGTTCTGGGCCGAGAGGAACGTGCTGTCGAGGCTGCCGAAGACCGTCCAGATGATGATCACGGCGACGACGACGGGCAGTGAACCCAGCTCTCCGCTGCGCAGCTTGCGGCGGAACTCCCCGAGATACCCCTTCAGTCCCTCCTCGCGGACGAGCAGCCGGGTGTCCACCGCGGGCATGGCCTCGGGTGCCGGTTCCTGCGTGGCACCGTCGCCGGGGGAGCGGTCCCGTTTCATCGCCCCTCCTCCTCGCGCTTGCGGGCCTGGCGGCGGGTGACGGCGCTGTCGGTGGCCCCGGTGATGGCGGAGATGATCTCCTCGGTGGTCGTGGCGCGCTTGTCGAAGAGGCCGTTGTTCCGGCCGAGGCGCATGACGGCGATGCGGTCGGCGACCGCCATCACGTCCACCATGTTGTGGCTGATCAGAATGGTGCCGAGCCCGTGCTCGCGCAGCCGCTCGACCAGGTCGAGGACCTCGGCGGTCTGCTCCACGCCGAGCGCGGCGGTGGGCTCGTCCAGGATGACGACCTTCGGGTCGCCGATCAGGGAGCGGGCGATCGCCACGGTCTGGCGCTGGCCGCCGGAGAGGGAGGCGACCGGGATCCGGACACTGGGGATCCGGATGGAGAGCGTGTCGAGCAGCTCGCGCGAGCGCTGCTCCATCCGGACCTCGTCCAGGACGCCGAAGCGCCGCAGTTCGCGGCCGAGGAAGAGATTGCCGACCACGTCCAGGTTGTCGCACAGGGCGAGGTCCTGGTAGACGGTGGCGATGCCGAGGTTCTGGGCGTCGTGGGGCCGGTTGATGGAGACCTTCCGGCCCTGCCACTCGATGACGCCTTCGTCGGGCGGGTTCACCCCGGCGATCGACTTGACGGCGGTGGACTTGCCGGCGCCGTTGTCGCCGACGAGGGCGACGACCTCGCCGGCGTGGACCTCCAGATCGAAGTCCTTCAACGCCTGCACCGCGCCGAACCGTTTGGAGATCCCCCGCAGGGTGAGCACGGGTGGCTCCGGCAAGGGAACCGCCTCCTCCGCTCGCGCGAACCGATCCGCGGCTCTTGGCCGTCCGCGGCTATTCGAGACCGGCGTCCTTGCAGGCCGCCGCATAGGTCGGAGTGCAGATCTCCGGGACCGTGTAGAG
This is a stretch of genomic DNA from Streptomyces sp. R44. It encodes these proteins:
- a CDS encoding DUF6328 family protein, with the translated sequence MEEGRKPSESSRKGERHGRDETEEERADRRWQELIQEIRVAQTGVQILLGFLLTVAFTPHFQGLPQTDKTTYIVTVVLGSLATGALIGPVSLHRIVAGRRVKPRAVTWASRLTFVGLLLLLATLTSALFLVLRVVTHDAYVPWLVGGVLAWYLVCWFALPLWIRSRHTSDE
- a CDS encoding sugar ABC transporter permease; translation: MKRDRSPGDGATQEPAPEAMPAVDTRLLVREEGLKGYLGEFRRKLRSGELGSLPVVVAVIIIWTVFGSLDSTFLSAQNLSDLSQQIVGTGMIAIGIVFVLLLGEIDLSVGSVSGLCAAIFAVLNVLNGMNEWLALLVALVGGAAVGLIHGFFFAKVGVPAFVVTLAGNLFWNGLMLQVLGSSGTVNIPSESIVSKLYSTIFHSPATAYVTAAVGVGLFLASSLLDARRRQAARVPFRPVAEIVLRTVVIAAIAFVAAYILNQYQGLPLALLIFLIVLVLLDFVLRRTTYGRRIFAVGGNIEGARRAGISVPFVRMSVFSISGLMAAVGGIFLAGQIQSASQTSGGGNLLMNVIAAAVIGGTSLFGGRGSVWSALLGALVIGSIQSGMNIMGVSNAVQFMITGAVLLAAVVVDSLSRRSQKAAGRA
- a CDS encoding ATP-binding cassette domain-containing protein, which encodes MPEPPVLTLRGISKRFGAVQALKDFDLEVHAGEVVALVGDNGAGKSTAVKSIAGVNPPDEGVIEWQGRKVSINRPHDAQNLGIATVYQDLALCDNLDVVGNLFLGRELRRFGVLDEVRMEQRSRELLDTLSIRIPSVRIPVASLSGGQRQTVAIARSLIGDPKVVILDEPTAALGVEQTAEVLDLVERLREHGLGTILISHNMVDVMAVADRIAVMRLGRNNGLFDKRATTTEEIISAITGATDSAVTRRQARKREEEGR